Proteins encoded together in one Micromonospora kangleipakensis window:
- a CDS encoding CPBP family intramembrane glutamic endopeptidase — protein sequence MTVDELTRPVSRRTLSTETLLVLGLSLGQSAVYAVVSLAAKLTAAGPLSKQTASLNNSQSARPYLDLTYQLVGIFFALLPVLLAVHLLARDPGDPARTLGVDLRRPGFDLGWGAGLAALIGLPGLALFWAAAQLGVNATLVPAALPHLWWAVPVLILAAVQNAVLEEVIVVGYLVNRLWQFRWRLGAVVATSAVLRGSYHLYQGFGAFLGNAVMGVVFSLFFLRTRRVAPLIVAHTLLDVVAFVGYALLPKSWFGWL from the coding sequence GTGACGGTTGACGAACTCACCCGCCCGGTGTCCCGCCGGACCCTGAGCACCGAGACGCTGCTGGTGCTCGGGCTCTCCCTCGGGCAGTCCGCGGTCTACGCCGTGGTGTCGCTGGCCGCCAAGCTGACCGCCGCGGGCCCGCTGTCGAAGCAGACCGCGTCGCTGAACAACTCCCAGTCGGCCCGGCCCTACCTCGACCTGACGTACCAGCTCGTCGGGATCTTCTTCGCGCTGCTGCCGGTGCTGCTCGCCGTACACCTGCTGGCCCGCGACCCGGGCGACCCGGCGCGGACGCTCGGGGTGGACCTGCGGCGACCCGGGTTCGACCTGGGCTGGGGTGCCGGCCTGGCGGCGCTGATCGGCCTGCCCGGGCTGGCGCTGTTCTGGGCGGCGGCGCAGCTCGGCGTCAACGCCACCCTGGTCCCGGCCGCGCTGCCGCACCTGTGGTGGGCGGTGCCGGTGCTGATCCTCGCCGCCGTGCAGAACGCGGTGCTGGAGGAGGTGATCGTGGTCGGCTACCTGGTCAACCGGCTCTGGCAGTTCCGGTGGCGGCTCGGCGCGGTGGTCGCGACGAGCGCGGTGCTGCGCGGCTCGTACCACCTCTACCAGGGCTTCGGCGCGTTCCTCGGCAACGCGGTGATGGGCGTCGTCTTCAGCCTCTTCTTCCTGCGTACCCGTCGGGTGGCGCCGCTGATCGTGGCGCACACCCTGCTCGACGTGGTCGCCTTCGTCGGCTACGCGCTGCTGCCGAAATCGTGGTTCGGCTGGCTCTGA
- a CDS encoding globin domain-containing protein produces the protein MENFARLLKESWTLVEEDRERLSAHFYARLFLLDPELRKLFPVQMSGQGNRILEAIVTATQTVGDPESFDEYLRALGRDHRKYHVEATHYETMGVALLDALRSTAGDGWNLEYDQAWREAYASICEKMLAGAEADENPPFWHAEVLTHERHGPDTAVLTVRALQHPLPWKAGQYVSVEAPRYHPRVWRTYSVANAPNDDNVLEFHVRTPGGAAGWLSGALVRRTKPGDLLRVAAPMGSMTLDRSSARDILCVAGGVGLAPIKALVEELISFNRTRWVHVFYGARRPEELYGLAGLEDLVSAHPWLSVTPACSEDLNFDGELGDISDVVTRYGPWTTHDCYVSGSAPMVRATLRALAADEVPPEHIRYDTFGNL, from the coding sequence GTGGAGAACTTCGCGCGGCTGCTGAAGGAGAGCTGGACCCTGGTCGAGGAGGACCGGGAACGGCTGAGCGCCCACTTCTACGCCCGGCTCTTCCTGCTCGACCCCGAGCTGCGCAAGCTCTTCCCGGTCCAGATGAGCGGGCAGGGCAACCGGATCCTGGAGGCGATCGTCACCGCCACCCAGACGGTCGGCGACCCGGAGAGCTTCGACGAGTACCTGCGCGCGCTGGGCCGGGACCACCGCAAGTACCACGTCGAGGCCACCCACTACGAGACCATGGGCGTCGCCCTGCTGGACGCGCTGCGCAGCACCGCCGGCGACGGCTGGAACCTCGAGTACGACCAGGCCTGGCGGGAGGCGTACGCGAGCATCTGCGAGAAGATGCTGGCCGGGGCGGAGGCGGACGAGAACCCGCCGTTCTGGCACGCCGAGGTGCTCACCCACGAGCGGCACGGCCCGGACACGGCCGTGCTGACCGTCCGCGCCCTCCAGCACCCACTGCCCTGGAAGGCCGGCCAGTACGTCAGCGTCGAGGCCCCCCGGTACCACCCGCGGGTGTGGCGGACGTACTCGGTGGCGAACGCCCCGAACGACGACAACGTGCTGGAGTTCCACGTGCGTACGCCCGGTGGCGCGGCCGGCTGGCTGTCCGGAGCGCTGGTCCGCCGGACGAAGCCGGGCGACCTGCTCCGGGTGGCCGCCCCGATGGGCTCGATGACGCTGGACCGCTCGTCGGCCCGGGACATTCTCTGCGTCGCCGGCGGGGTCGGGCTGGCCCCGATCAAGGCGCTGGTGGAGGAGCTGATCAGCTTCAACCGGACCCGCTGGGTGCACGTCTTCTACGGCGCCCGCCGGCCGGAGGAGCTCTACGGCCTCGCCGGCCTGGAGGACCTGGTGAGCGCGCACCCGTGGCTGTCGGTGACGCCCGCGTGCAGCGAGGACCTGAACTTCGACGGCGAGCTGGGCGACATCTCCGACGTGGTCACCCGGTACGGGCCCTGGACGACGCACGACTGCTATGTCTCCGGCTCGGCCCCGATGGTCCGGGCCACCCTGCGCGCGCTCGCCGCCGACGAGGTCCCGCCGGAGCACATCCGGTACGACACCTTCGGCAACCTGTAG
- a CDS encoding peptide deformylase produces the protein MTTSPIERAADSFAAELARHRTDRGLSKKQLATLMGFDPSYVSHVEGRRHRPTEDFARRAEAVLEASGAIWQRFREYDELRHARSGGGRREPPVPGQWLPPGTGLVVERELATLSHTDDGYRCVIRRELYNAGTEPVTRYLVRVAVDRYPNDPGRSNRHHREHPLTFAELQLRAYRDDGGGQPEPMHWRAKHDRDAFKEIWLLFENTQGRFPLYPGDRVTIEYAYRVGREKWGPWFQRAVRLPTRHLAVRLDLPVELDPQVWGVETSLSSEEGPLRTQIQRHDRGGRALFDWSTDDPPLNARYRLQWRFRNQPPDAEPDGPATGVRVRASDRMRGIGILQRGDDLLRQPARQFDLPRQERTARDVVDRLCATLARLDELHPFSKGVGIAAPQLGLGWAAAVVRPPDRAAEPVVLLNPRIVDSAPDTDEQYEGCLSFFDHRGLVPRPLRIDVEHAQWDGSRIITSFEYAMARLVAHEIDHLEGWLYVDRMAPGVPVVPVEEYRESGTPWRY, from the coding sequence ATGACGACCTCCCCCATCGAACGGGCCGCCGACTCGTTCGCAGCCGAACTCGCCCGGCACCGCACCGACCGGGGGCTGTCCAAGAAACAGCTCGCCACCCTGATGGGCTTCGACCCGTCCTACGTCAGCCACGTCGAGGGCCGCCGGCACCGCCCGACCGAGGACTTCGCCCGCCGGGCCGAGGCCGTCCTGGAGGCCAGCGGCGCGATCTGGCAGCGCTTCCGGGAGTACGACGAGCTGCGGCACGCCCGCTCCGGCGGGGGGCGCCGCGAGCCGCCCGTCCCGGGCCAGTGGCTGCCCCCCGGCACCGGCCTGGTGGTCGAGCGGGAGTTGGCCACCCTGAGCCACACCGACGACGGCTACCGCTGCGTGATCCGCCGGGAGCTCTACAACGCCGGCACCGAGCCGGTCACCCGTTACCTGGTCCGCGTCGCCGTCGACCGCTACCCCAACGACCCGGGCCGCTCCAACCGGCACCACCGCGAACACCCGCTCACCTTCGCCGAGCTGCAACTGCGGGCGTACCGGGACGACGGCGGCGGGCAGCCCGAGCCGATGCACTGGCGGGCCAAGCACGACCGGGACGCGTTCAAGGAGATCTGGCTGCTCTTCGAGAACACCCAGGGCCGCTTCCCGCTCTACCCCGGCGACCGGGTCACCATCGAGTACGCGTACCGGGTGGGACGGGAGAAGTGGGGGCCCTGGTTCCAGCGGGCGGTCCGCCTCCCCACCCGGCACCTGGCCGTCCGGCTGGACCTCCCCGTGGAGCTGGACCCGCAGGTCTGGGGGGTGGAGACCTCCCTCTCCTCTGAGGAGGGGCCGCTGCGTACCCAGATCCAGCGGCACGACCGGGGCGGCCGGGCGCTCTTCGACTGGTCCACCGACGACCCGCCCCTCAACGCCCGCTACCGGCTGCAGTGGCGCTTCCGCAACCAGCCCCCGGACGCCGAGCCGGACGGCCCGGCGACCGGCGTGCGGGTCCGGGCCAGCGACCGGATGCGCGGCATCGGCATCCTGCAGCGCGGCGACGACCTGCTCCGCCAGCCCGCCCGCCAGTTCGACCTGCCCCGCCAGGAACGCACCGCCCGGGACGTGGTCGACCGGCTCTGCGCCACCCTGGCCCGCCTCGACGAACTGCACCCGTTCAGCAAGGGGGTCGGCATCGCCGCCCCGCAGCTCGGGCTCGGCTGGGCCGCCGCCGTGGTCCGCCCGCCCGACCGGGCGGCCGAGCCGGTCGTCCTGCTCAACCCCCGGATCGTCGACTCGGCCCCGGACACCGACGAGCAGTACGAGGGCTGCCTCTCCTTCTTCGACCACCGCGGCCTGGTGCCCCGACCGCTGCGGATCGACGTGGAGCACGCCCAGTGGGACGGCAGCCGGATCATCACGTCGTTCGAGTACGCGATGGCGCGCCTGGTCGCGCACGAGATCGACCACCTGGAGGGGTGGCTCTACGTCGACCGGATGGCGCCCGGGGTGCCCGTGGTGCCGGTCGAGGAGTACCGGGAGTCGGGCACCCCCTGGCGCTACTGA
- a CDS encoding ferric iron reductase translates to MPRRDVAAPLAPVTATLRAMFGTDDLPGLAPGLLVTSDKARWAPATRLVDGTLLPEFLHAATVRWGGTPHACAALAWKSYSYWTALPAVLGWASARRVPLLDPADVLIHFEDHRPLLTLGLRRSTTVAVLPGDPLALTGAPEVRVVADEAELLGALRASLLDAHLAPMIAAIQAEVRIGTRTLLGSVASGIAHGILRAADTLPGSSTRSIETLLDALDLADLVELVPGPAGEPTVQRRTCCLAFTLPRPKICQGCCVRPS, encoded by the coding sequence ATGCCGAGGCGGGACGTCGCCGCGCCGCTCGCACCGGTGACCGCGACCCTCCGCGCCATGTTCGGCACGGACGACCTGCCCGGGCTCGCGCCCGGCCTGCTGGTCACCTCCGACAAGGCGCGCTGGGCCCCGGCGACCCGGCTGGTCGACGGGACGCTGCTGCCCGAGTTCCTGCACGCCGCGACGGTGCGCTGGGGCGGCACCCCGCACGCCTGCGCCGCGCTGGCCTGGAAGTCGTACAGCTACTGGACAGCGCTGCCGGCGGTGCTCGGCTGGGCCTCCGCCCGGCGGGTGCCGCTGCTCGACCCGGCCGACGTGCTGATCCACTTCGAGGACCACCGCCCGCTGCTCACCCTGGGCCTGCGCCGCTCGACCACGGTCGCGGTGCTGCCGGGCGACCCGCTGGCGCTGACCGGCGCGCCGGAGGTCCGGGTCGTCGCCGACGAGGCCGAGCTGCTCGGCGCGCTGCGCGCCTCGCTGCTCGACGCGCACCTCGCCCCGATGATCGCGGCCATCCAGGCCGAGGTCCGGATCGGGACCCGTACGCTGCTCGGCTCGGTCGCCTCCGGCATCGCGCACGGCATCCTGCGGGCCGCCGACACGCTGCCCGGATCGTCCACCCGGAGCATCGAGACGCTGCTCGACGCGCTCGACCTGGCCGACCTGGTGGAGTTGGTGCCCGGCCCGGCCGGCGAGCCGACCGTCCAGCGGCGGACCTGCTGCCTGGCCTTCACGCTGCCCCGGCCGAAGATCTGCCAGGGCTGCTGCGTCCGACCCTCCTGA
- a CDS encoding class I SAM-dependent methyltransferase: MAEITGDQRVQSEVLEGLATAVNHRRWFVELAVPYLGDNPIEIGSGLGDYALEWSEHLPRITATEADPDRLVQLKERLTEHPTIEVRQMLLPHSERGDYSAAVSYNVLEHIEDHVGALRSMRDLVRPGGAVVIIVPAFQFAMSPADIATGHVRRYTKKTLAAAMTEAGLTVEKIHYANALGLIGYFMATKVFRLMPKEGPMVKVYDTLVLPATKAAEQRLRPPFGQSVFAVARVPA, encoded by the coding sequence ATGGCAGAAATCACTGGGGATCAGCGCGTCCAGTCGGAGGTGCTCGAAGGCTTGGCGACGGCGGTCAACCACCGCAGGTGGTTCGTCGAGCTGGCGGTGCCCTACCTCGGTGACAACCCCATCGAGATCGGCAGCGGGCTGGGCGACTACGCCCTGGAGTGGTCCGAGCACCTGCCCCGGATCACCGCCACCGAGGCGGATCCGGACCGACTCGTCCAGCTCAAGGAGCGGCTCACCGAGCATCCGACCATCGAGGTCCGGCAGATGCTGCTGCCGCACTCGGAGCGCGGCGACTACAGCGCCGCCGTGTCGTACAACGTGCTGGAGCACATCGAGGACCACGTGGGCGCGCTGCGCAGCATGCGTGACCTGGTCCGGCCCGGCGGCGCCGTGGTGATCATCGTGCCGGCGTTCCAGTTCGCGATGAGCCCGGCGGACATCGCCACCGGCCACGTCCGGCGGTACACGAAGAAGACCCTCGCCGCGGCCATGACCGAGGCGGGCCTCACGGTGGAGAAGATCCACTACGCGAACGCGCTCGGGCTGATCGGCTACTTCATGGCCACCAAGGTCTTCCGGCTGATGCCGAAGGAGGGCCCCATGGTCAAGGTCTACGACACCCTGGTCCTCCCGGCGACCAAGGCCGCCGAGCAGCGCCTCCGCCCCCCGTTCGGCCAGTCCGTCTTCGCCGTGGCCCGCGTCCCCGCCTGA
- a CDS encoding YbhB/YbcL family Raf kinase inhibitor-like protein — MSLERPIAPDPYELLPTVSSFNLTSDDVHNGEPMEARYAHGSAGGENVSPQLAWSGFPDATKSFVVTCFDPDAPTGSGFWHWVLVDVPASVTELPTGVKESDLGGAFSIRNDYGDTGYGGAAPPPGDRPHRYVFAVHAVDVERLDVGKEASPAFVGFNLAFHTLARAVIRPTYQIKE, encoded by the coding sequence ATGAGCCTGGAACGACCGATCGCCCCGGACCCGTACGAGCTGCTGCCGACCGTGTCGTCGTTCAACCTCACCAGCGACGACGTGCACAACGGCGAGCCGATGGAGGCGCGGTACGCGCACGGCAGCGCCGGCGGCGAGAACGTCTCCCCGCAGCTCGCCTGGTCGGGCTTTCCCGACGCGACGAAGAGCTTCGTGGTGACCTGCTTCGACCCGGACGCCCCCACCGGCAGCGGCTTCTGGCACTGGGTGTTGGTGGACGTCCCCGCGTCGGTGACCGAGCTGCCCACCGGCGTCAAGGAGAGCGACCTCGGCGGAGCGTTCAGCATCCGCAACGACTACGGCGACACCGGCTACGGCGGCGCCGCCCCGCCGCCCGGTGACCGCCCGCACCGCTACGTCTTCGCGGTGCACGCCGTCGACGTGGAGCGCCTCGACGTCGGCAAGGAGGCGAGCCCCGCCTTCGTCGGCTTCAACCTCGCCTTCCACACCCTGGCCCGCGCCGTCATCCGCCCCACGTACCAGATCAAGGAGTAA
- a CDS encoding TetR/AcrR family transcriptional regulator: protein MADPVKRPYRSAARVAAAAATRLRIRAAAASLFTRKGYVATTMREVAAEAGVGERTLYDAFPSKAALFRHTLGVATVGDEQPVRVADRAEIRAAQQQLDARAAIGRTIEYTAALLDRAGDLIMVSVEAAGADADMRAAADAGASATHQVYLALTEELARRRALRAGLDATAAADILYALGSPQVHQLLCRHRGWSPERYRRWLEDVVAQQLLA, encoded by the coding sequence ATGGCTGATCCAGTCAAGAGGCCGTACCGATCCGCGGCTCGGGTCGCGGCCGCGGCCGCGACCCGGCTGCGCATCAGAGCGGCCGCCGCGAGCCTGTTCACCCGGAAGGGCTATGTGGCCACGACGATGCGCGAGGTTGCGGCCGAAGCCGGGGTCGGTGAGCGGACGCTCTATGACGCGTTCCCGAGTAAGGCTGCCCTGTTCCGGCACACCCTCGGGGTGGCCACCGTCGGCGATGAACAACCCGTCCGCGTCGCGGACCGGGCTGAGATCCGTGCCGCGCAACAGCAGCTCGATGCCCGGGCAGCCATCGGGCGGACCATCGAGTACACGGCGGCACTGCTCGACCGGGCCGGCGATCTCATCATGGTCAGCGTCGAGGCGGCGGGCGCGGATGCCGACATGCGGGCCGCCGCCGATGCCGGCGCCAGCGCCACACACCAGGTTTACCTGGCTCTCACCGAGGAGCTCGCCCGCCGCCGGGCGCTGCGTGCGGGGCTTGACGCCACCGCCGCGGCCGACATCCTCTACGCCCTCGGCTCACCGCAGGTGCATCAGCTGCTGTGCCGGCACCGCGGCTGGAGCCCTGAGCGTTACCGACGGTGGCTCGAAGACGTCGTGGCGCAGCAGCTTCTCGCATGA
- a CDS encoding VOC family protein: protein MSQVSLVGIHHIKIPVTDLARSAAWYERVFGFRATIEFPDPDGVVRGVAGPLPGLGETLVALRVNQQAAEGCRGFDPVSFGVQDRADIEAWASHLDSLGIRHSPVIDATVGWLLVFNDPDGLELHLYSWAKHGIDQTDRPGYGRAAASTS, encoded by the coding sequence ATGTCGCAGGTCAGCCTCGTTGGAATTCACCACATCAAGATCCCGGTAACCGATCTGGCCCGTTCGGCGGCATGGTACGAGCGCGTGTTCGGCTTCCGGGCCACCATTGAGTTCCCCGACCCGGACGGCGTCGTCCGTGGAGTCGCCGGCCCGCTGCCGGGTCTCGGTGAGACACTCGTCGCCCTTCGGGTCAATCAGCAGGCGGCCGAGGGCTGCCGGGGCTTCGACCCGGTGAGCTTCGGCGTCCAGGACCGCGCCGACATCGAGGCCTGGGCGTCTCATCTGGACAGTCTCGGGATCAGACACTCGCCGGTGATCGACGCGACCGTCGGCTGGCTGTTGGTCTTCAACGACCCGGACGGGCTCGAGCTGCACCTCTACTCGTGGGCCAAGCACGGCATCGACCAGACCGACCGTCCTGGCTACGGACGAGCCGCCGCCAGCACTTCCTGA
- a CDS encoding NAD(P)H-quinone oxidoreductase: protein MRAITIPEPGGPEALVWAEVPDPEPGPGEVVVDVRASAVNRADLLQRQGHYPPPPGAPAYPGLECSGVIGAVGPEVTGWTVGQEVCALLAGGGYAERVAVPAGQLLPVPAGVDLVDAAALPEVACTVWSNVVALARLAKGEALLVHGGGSGIGTFAIQLGVALGATVVVTARAAKHERLRELGAAHPIDYREQDFVEEVRRVTDGRGADVILDIIGAAYLPRNVAALATGGRLVVIGMQGGRKGELDLGALLAKRASVAATALRSRPLAEKAEIVRGVREQVWPLVESGAVRPIVDRRLPMADAAEAHRLVETSDHLGKVLLTTG from the coding sequence ATGCGCGCGATCACGATCCCGGAACCCGGCGGACCCGAGGCACTCGTCTGGGCGGAGGTGCCGGATCCGGAGCCCGGCCCCGGCGAGGTGGTCGTCGACGTGCGGGCGAGCGCGGTGAACCGGGCGGACCTGCTGCAGCGGCAGGGGCACTACCCGCCGCCGCCGGGCGCGCCCGCGTACCCGGGGTTGGAGTGCTCCGGGGTGATCGGGGCGGTCGGTCCCGAGGTGACCGGCTGGACGGTGGGCCAGGAGGTCTGCGCGCTGCTGGCCGGCGGCGGGTACGCCGAGCGGGTGGCCGTGCCGGCCGGGCAGCTGCTGCCGGTCCCGGCCGGCGTCGACCTGGTCGACGCGGCGGCCCTGCCCGAGGTGGCCTGCACGGTCTGGTCGAACGTCGTCGCGCTGGCCCGACTCGCGAAGGGCGAGGCGCTGCTCGTGCACGGCGGCGGCAGCGGCATCGGCACCTTCGCCATCCAGCTCGGGGTGGCCCTCGGCGCGACCGTGGTGGTGACCGCGCGGGCGGCCAAGCACGAACGGCTGCGCGAGCTGGGTGCCGCGCACCCGATCGACTACCGCGAGCAGGACTTCGTCGAGGAGGTCCGCCGGGTGACCGACGGCCGGGGAGCGGACGTGATCCTCGACATCATCGGCGCCGCCTACCTGCCCCGGAACGTGGCGGCGCTGGCCACCGGCGGCCGGCTGGTGGTGATCGGCATGCAGGGCGGCCGCAAGGGCGAGCTGGACCTGGGGGCGCTGCTGGCCAAGCGGGCCTCGGTGGCGGCGACCGCGCTGCGCTCCCGCCCGCTGGCGGAGAAGGCGGAGATCGTCCGGGGGGTCCGGGAGCAGGTGTGGCCGCTCGTCGAGTCCGGGGCGGTCCGCCCGATCGTGGACCGCCGGCTGCCGATGGCCGACGCGGCCGAGGCGCACCGCCTGGTGGAGACCAGCGACCACCTGGGCAAGGTGCTGCTCACGACCGGCTGA
- a CDS encoding transketolase, translated as MTTTTATDPAVLGALLDRTRAGREFGPNVYSTLDVLQVLYDRVLRITPETVDDPDRDRFLLSKGHAVAGYYALLAAKGFIPVAWLDDQGGPESRLGDHPDRLLVPGVEIGSGSLGHGLGLGVGTALGLRAQGRLTPRVYVLLGDAELDEGSNHEAIAYAGATELAGLTAIVLDNRSASHGWPGGAASRFTVNGWTAATVDGRDHEALHTALTGHDNHRPHVVVAVVTDGE; from the coding sequence ATGACGACGACGACCGCCACCGACCCCGCCGTGCTCGGGGCGTTGCTGGACCGGACCCGGGCCGGCCGTGAGTTCGGCCCCAACGTGTACTCGACGCTGGACGTGCTCCAGGTGCTCTACGACCGGGTGCTGCGGATCACCCCGGAGACGGTCGACGACCCGGACCGGGACCGCTTCCTGCTCTCCAAGGGGCACGCGGTCGCCGGCTACTACGCGCTGCTCGCCGCGAAGGGGTTCATCCCCGTGGCGTGGCTGGACGACCAGGGCGGCCCGGAGAGCCGCCTCGGCGACCACCCGGACCGGCTGCTGGTGCCCGGGGTGGAGATCGGTTCCGGCTCGCTCGGCCACGGGCTGGGCCTCGGCGTGGGCACCGCGCTCGGGCTGCGGGCCCAGGGCCGGCTCACCCCCCGGGTGTACGTGCTGCTCGGCGACGCCGAGCTGGACGAGGGCTCCAACCACGAGGCGATCGCGTACGCCGGGGCGACCGAGCTGGCCGGCCTCACCGCGATCGTGCTGGACAATCGCTCCGCGAGCCACGGCTGGCCGGGCGGCGCCGCCAGCCGGTTCACCGTCAACGGGTGGACCGCCGCGACCGTCGACGGGCGGGACCACGAGGCCCTGCACACCGCCCTCACCGGGCATGACAACCACCGACCGCACGTCGTCGTCGCGGTCGTCACGGACGGGGAGTGA
- a CDS encoding transketolase family protein, whose amino-acid sequence MREAFIDTMTELLAEDPRTAVVLADISAASFAPAARRHPDRVLNVGIREQLLVGVAGGLALTGLRPVAHSYAPFLVERAYEQIKLDLGHQGVSAVLVSVGASYDRAAAGRTHLGPADVALLDTLPGWTVHVPGHRDEVPALLRATVAADGPAYLRLSTQHNDRARSNDGALQVVRDAGPGAPLLVAVGPLLDPALAAVAGLPVTVAYTHRPRPFDTAGLRALAGTEVILVEPYLAGTSARVVGAALADRPHRLLALGVGREELRRYGSAEDHSRWHGLDAAGLRRSVDAFLAAVPALA is encoded by the coding sequence GTGCGCGAAGCATTCATCGACACCATGACCGAGCTGCTGGCGGAGGATCCGCGTACCGCGGTGGTGCTTGCGGACATCTCCGCCGCGTCGTTCGCCCCGGCCGCGCGCCGGCACCCGGACCGGGTGCTCAACGTGGGGATCCGCGAGCAGCTGCTGGTCGGCGTGGCGGGCGGGCTCGCGCTGACCGGGCTGCGGCCGGTGGCGCACAGCTACGCGCCGTTCCTCGTCGAGCGGGCGTACGAGCAGATCAAGCTGGACCTGGGCCACCAGGGCGTCTCGGCGGTGCTGGTCAGCGTCGGCGCCTCGTACGACCGGGCGGCCGCCGGGCGCACCCACCTCGGGCCCGCCGACGTGGCGCTGCTCGACACCCTGCCCGGCTGGACCGTGCACGTGCCGGGTCACCGGGACGAGGTGCCCGCCCTGCTCCGCGCGACGGTGGCGGCGGACGGACCGGCGTACCTGCGGCTCTCGACGCAGCACAACGACCGGGCCCGGAGCAACGACGGCGCGCTCCAGGTGGTCCGGGACGCCGGCCCGGGCGCGCCGCTGCTGGTGGCGGTCGGGCCGCTGCTGGACCCGGCGCTGGCGGCGGTCGCCGGGCTGCCGGTCACCGTGGCGTACACCCACCGGCCGCGGCCGTTCGACACCGCCGGTCTGCGGGCGCTGGCCGGCACCGAGGTGATCCTCGTCGAGCCCTACCTGGCCGGCACGTCCGCCCGGGTGGTCGGCGCCGCCCTGGCCGACCGGCCGCACCGGCTGCTCGCCCTCGGCGTGGGCCGCGAGGAGCTGCGCCGCTACGGCTCGGCCGAGGACCACAGCCGCTGGCACGGCCTGGACGCCGCCGGCCTGCGCCGGTCGGTCGACGCGTTCCTCGCCGCGGTGCCGGCGCTCGCCTGA
- a CDS encoding glycosyltransferase family 2 protein yields the protein MKLSILMPVYNEEERIADALKQALAVDYPCEIELVVVDDGSRDGTSEVLGRVDDARLRVITHQRNAGKGAAIKTAVDNADGEYMVILDADLEYDPQDIPRLLEPVLDGHATVVYGNRTFGSHSSYSFWYVVGNKGVTLAANVLYNSYIGDLETCFKLMPVELYRSLQIKSRGFGMEAEVTGKLLRQKIRPYEVPISYRARGREEGKKITWKDGVEAIWILSRERARRRPVGAVKR from the coding sequence GTGAAGCTCTCGATCCTCATGCCGGTCTACAACGAGGAAGAACGAATCGCGGATGCCCTCAAGCAGGCATTGGCGGTTGACTACCCGTGCGAGATCGAGCTCGTCGTCGTCGATGACGGCAGCCGGGACGGCACCTCCGAGGTCCTCGGCCGGGTGGACGACGCGCGGCTGCGGGTGATCACCCACCAGCGCAACGCCGGCAAGGGCGCGGCCATCAAGACCGCCGTCGACAACGCCGACGGTGAGTACATGGTCATCCTCGACGCCGACCTCGAGTACGACCCGCAGGACATCCCGCGCCTGCTCGAGCCGGTCCTCGACGGCCACGCCACGGTCGTCTACGGCAATCGCACCTTCGGCAGCCACAGCTCCTACAGCTTCTGGTACGTGGTGGGCAACAAGGGCGTCACCCTGGCGGCCAACGTGCTCTACAACTCCTACATCGGCGACCTGGAGACCTGCTTCAAGCTGATGCCGGTCGAGCTCTACCGCTCGCTCCAGATCAAGTCGCGTGGCTTCGGCATGGAGGCCGAGGTCACCGGCAAGCTGCTGCGCCAGAAGATCCGCCCCTACGAGGTGCCGATCAGCTACCGCGCCCGCGGCCGCGAGGAGGGCAAGAAGATCACCTGGAAGGACGGCGTCGAGGCGATCTGGATCCTGAGCCGGGAGCGCGCCCGCCGCCGCCCGGTCGGTGCCGTCAAGCGCTGA